gtggcatcagctggcataggccagacgatgcccgcactgcccgctcaccacagccatggaatacacctcatcaacactcaccaacaccatattggagcaggcggagggagactaggggtcttagcacacctctgttgtcgcttggcttcctggggctggaggctaggagggagatccggccatccggttggggtctggtgtggtggattgctgtgctcagtgttgggtgggggagcctgctcatcagcaccccagcagaaagggtcgaactcttggaaccggtaatggttgtaccccatgtgcagcagtaccaggaccagagtgaatagggtgtgtatggagagcatgagtgggtgtccggcatgcatttttgtaagtctttggttgtatgtgtatgtgtgagcatgagggaggaagtgtatgactgtgtttgtgtatgactgtgtatgtcaggtggggcctttgactcctcccttcttctgggacttcttttggtgatatagatctctgtctcccctctccctgccacacctggtgtggagtgtggtgccttggtctgcctgggtcgtggctcccaggtaagggagtttaagatttttggcatctgcctgaccaatcccggtggctgcctggtggggtctgggtccctggacactgctgggtccccagcgggggtggtcgcccctgggtcccgggtcattgggtaCCGGGTCATTGGGTACCGGGCtctgccggctagggggtgggaggctgcgggcgggcctgtgggcttaccgccgatatctcccgggactctgccggctgctggttgtggccccccggggcgatcctctgctaggttcatcactaggcgttaggaacacagAAGGCCATCCACCCTACAGCCccagaccctaaccctacaccCACAGATCTTAACCCTACCCTCACAGACAGAAGGTGCATCAGCAGACACAGTCACAGAGCTGTATGCAAAACCAAATCACCAAAAGAAAGTTTAAACACAAGTTGTGTTGAGGTACCTGTTCATGGTAGTTTGGCTGGCTGGACTTTCTCCGGCGGGAGAGTTGGTTGAGTCTATGCTCCTCCTTCTCACCTGAGCACAAACAGAGATTTTTTTTAGTTTAAAGACTTTCTAACCTGAACCTTATTCCTACAAAACTCACCTCTGTCAATCCAGTCCATGCCATCATCTAGAAAACACAGTCCTGTTGCCTTGGTGACACTGGTGACTGCCTCCTCATCATCCAACCGGGTGCATGAATGGTCGAGTCCAGAGTCTTCCTCTTCATTTTTGGATGAAAACAGCAGAATCCCAGCTGACCCATTTCCTGGTAATGTGAGAACAGAAGAATATGTTCAAGTGAAACCAAACATAATAATTGTTGGACAGTCTGCTTTGATTACTGCCAGTCTTGCTGGTTTTACTGATCTGATGTTGGTTAAAGTCCTGCTTCCAGAGCAGTCACCTTTAAAAAAATACATCCCAAAAATTAGTCAAAAACAGCAACTTTTTCATTGATATTACCGAGGTTGTCGAAGTCATCCATGTACTCCTGACTGATGTCGTTTCTATCGAAAGAGGAGGTGGAAGACAAGGACATGTCCTCCAGTGTCTCACCTATAATAGATGCCTCCCTCTGGGACACAAAGTCCCCTGAGAGCCCCTCTGGACCATCTGGGGTGTTTTCTGCTGGGAGATCAGAAAAGATTAAATGAAACCACTATTTGAGTCTTGAGGCACAACTGACTAAAACTGGAAAAGTACCTGGGCtgttttctgtagatgaaagtgtTTCTACAGAGTGTTTTCGCCTGGCTGGTGCTTGATTAGTTTCCTTGTCACCTCCACACGCATTGGCTGGAGCGGCTCGAATGGGACGGGACTGCTTGACGAGTGATGGTCGTGACAGCTTATAGCTGATGCCACTGGGTCTTGGGGTGGGGCCAAAGCTAGGGAGGAGGGTTTTTTTTAAGGCTGACTGAGGCAGCTGGGAGGGGGTGCTCACCTCAGACCTTCTAGAGGCAGAACTTTGACCTCTGACATTTCCAGCTCTACCTGTCCAACGGCTCACAGGTGACTTTAACAAGCAGCTTCTTGGTGAAGCCTGGGGAGATGATAAAGAAGTTTCCCGCTGGACTGTCTTGTTACCAGTGTAGGAGCGGGTGATGTTGGGGGAGCGGGGGAGGGATGAGGAGGAGGTGGACGAAGGGGTGAGGGTGGGGGAGGGCTGCTGTCGGACCTGGGTGAGGCTACGTGACCTGAAGCGGTCGTTTTCAGTCAGCCTGATGGAGGGAAcccatcctagagtttcactggagTGGGAGCGGCTGGCCACTGGTTTCTTTTGAAGGGGGGAACCAGATCGAGATCCTGGACCAGAAGCAGGCTTCGGATGGGCAAGACGAGCAAAACTCTGATGCTGTCTCAAAGAACTGTTAGCTTTTGATTGCAATTTAGATCCAGAATTGGAGTTCAGGGTCTGTCTTGTACCATTGGCCAATCCTGCTGTGGTCTGGCTTGGTTTGGATCCCAGAGTTCTACTTTTATAGACAGGAAGAGTTCTGGGGCTGAACTGTGGAGACGGtgacaacgatgatgatgatgatgatgttgtagACTGGCCACGCCCGCCTCCTACAGAGGATGTGGTTATTCTTTTGGCATCCTGCTGTGACATCACTGGTGAAAAATACTGACTGCTCCGATTCTGGCTGGCATTCCCACCTTTTCCTCTCCTCTTTTCAGTCTCTCCGCCAACCCCTCCATCATTCACTGCTCCATTTTCTTTCTTCCACTTTGTAGAAAAGGAACTTGGCACTCTGATTAACCCATTCTGCTTTGCAGAGGAGAAGGGAGTGGTGCCATTGACCCCCACAGGTCCAGGATGATGGTAGAACCCACTGGTGAGCCGGGTGCTGCCCGCTATAGCAGGAGATCTGGAGttagaagcagcagcaggagctgtCTGGGGTCGAGGCTGTGAGCCAAACGTCGGCAACCTGGAGACCATAGTGGGCAAAGTGGGCCGGTCAACGGGAGGTGGGACTGACATCAAAATCCACCCACTTCAGCATGGAGCCCATGAGTCgagggagctgcaccagaagaagTTAGAGTTCAGATTTAAAGTAGTAAACTGCAGTAAAACATTTTTCACGTGTTTTATATTAGGATAATTCCAAATTCAAAGTTGGGGCTGTTGGACAGAAAACACATTTATTATCTATTGCATATACTTTTCCCTATTTACAAATTtgatttttaaaattaatttcTCTGATGGAGACTTTTTGATCTGAAAATGtttctaaaacaaaaataaatatattgaaaCAATTTTTAGTATAAACACAAACAGTTCCACTCAAAAATAGGATACTGTGGAGATGGTGTATGGGAGCTAGATTTTTACATTTGCTTGCAAAGATTTATTCATATTTCTAAAGGATCCAAAGTAAACACGACATTGTAAAAACTTCCAAGCACGTGTAGAGTCAGACACGTTTAGTCAGGCAGAACCCTCTGATGACACCGTGATGAGTCATATGATCCACGTGGAGTGTCCCAGCAGGACAAAGCTCCTCGCTGCAGGGAACACCAACTACTTTTCCAGGTAATATCTGCAAACTACAGAGTGAGATTACTctaaatgttgtttttgttttcctttttcacCTGGAGCAATGATGCTTGAAGACACAAAAGTTCTAAAAGTATTTTgaacaaaacaagaaaaattTTCGACAATTCACGCATCACATAACATGTTTTAAGCTAGTTTAAAGTTGGATATTTTGTTGTACCTTCGCAGAAAAACCAAGATGTTCTGTCAGTGATTAACGGCTGGAACATTAGAAAGTCAAGTATAGGTGTGAGCGTTGCCAACGTGGTTAGAGCAGAGATGAAGCTTTAAaacgccacctcccattataaaaACAATCAGATGTTTCTGCAACTTCATCAGGAAAAAACGCGTGGAGTGAGCATTAACTCgagttcaacacacacacacacacacacacctccaggcTCGTCTGCTCAAGGGAAACACTAATCTCAGTAATCTCCCCATAAGGATGATTAGACAAGGACTGAATTCCTTTGAAGAACAGTTATTATAACTGCATGAGGAGTCATGCATCAGATATGTGTGGTTTGGAAGGCTAAATACTGAAGTTCCTTTTTGCAATAAAGATAATGGAAttatctgagtgtgtgtgtgtgtgtgtgtgtgtgtgtgtgtgtgtgtgtgtgtgtgtgtgtgtgtgtgtgtgtgtgtgtgtgtgtgtgtgtgtgtgtgtgtgtgtgtgtgtgtgtgtgtgtgtgtgtgtgtgtgtgtgtgtgtgtgaatataggTACCTACTAAAACTAACAGATTAAGTGTTTGTTTTACATTATTAACGAAAAGACTTTTCCACAAAAACACAGCAGTGATGTTTAATCATgaagaaaatatttttttttctcgTAACCTTTATTTTAATAATTAAACTTTAAAGTTTCAACAACTTTTAGGCCAGAAGGGCCAAGACTGACTAACATTTCTGtgttcctggagagtgttcttggttaaatgtataaataaatccTATTTTCTTTACTATAGAACGTgagcagcctctgttcagagaaataaagTTTCACAGCTGTTCAGGTGattattttataaacctttacacAACTGTCAGTTTCACATCAGATGGTTATTTTATCAAAGTTATTGAGATCTTCTGGCTGGACTAAATCTCTATTAGTTATTCTTtacttaaccaggaaggtcccattgagaataaaaacctaattttcaagggagtcctggaggAAGTGGTACATTTAGCTGCTGATGTTGATATTTAGACTTGTAAATAATCACAGAGCACCACAGAAATATCCATGCAATATGAAATAGTTTACGTAAAATAGCATTtgtataaataaacaaatggtAATTCAATACAACAAGGACACCTTCTATTTAAAATCTAAAAACAGTAATTAAACAAAAATCATGTTAAACCACCTTCATACTGTTATTAGTTGTACTTAATTCAAATTCCTTAAAACATAAATTATAAATGTCCTTGCACTTTCTTTTTCATTATACTGCATAGCAGTTCATGCAGATACTTCACGCATTACA
This Nothobranchius furzeri strain GRZ-AD chromosome 16, NfurGRZ-RIMD1, whole genome shotgun sequence DNA region includes the following protein-coding sequences:
- the LOC107387256 gene encoding serine-rich coiled-coil domain-containing protein 2 isoform X3; its protein translation is MSVPPPVDRPTLPTMVSRLPTFGSQPRPQTAPAAASNSRSPAIAGSTRLTSGFYHHPGPVGVNGTTPFSSAKQNGLIRVPSSFSTKWKKENGAVNDGGVGGETEKRRGKGGNASQNRSSQYFSPVMSQQDAKRITTSSVGGGRGQSTTSSSSSSLSPSPQFSPRTLPVYKSRTLGSKPSQTTAGLANGTRQTLNSNSGSKLQSKANSSLRQHQSFARLAHPKPASGPGSRSGSPLQKKPVASRSHSSETLGWVPSIRLTENDRFRSRSLTQVRQQPSPTLTPSSTSSSSLPRSPNITRSYTGNKTVQRETSLSSPQASPRSCLLKSPVSRWTGRAGNVRGQSSASRRSEVSTPSQLPQSALKKTLLPSFGPTPRPSGISYKLSRPSLVKQSRPIRAAPANACGGDKETNQAPARRKHSVETLSSTENSPENTPDGPEGLSGDFVSQREASIIGETLEDMSLSSTSSFDRNDISQEYMDDFDNLGNGSAGILLFSSKNEEEDSGLDHSCTRLDDEEAVTSVTKATGLCFLDDGMDWIDRGEKEEHRLNQLSRRRKSSQPNYHEQGGSSLDLSPSDSCGSGGTYMWDEEGLEPLGGTATTASIHSNTTHHIGSFDSDINSVDILNNLDSCDLADDDLMLDSDLPDDSSLHSDGDGLPHMAQWRKRQLCWETQDNDNESDFQCYKLTPDPENTTEDKSVDFILHASLKSAAEADLPAACRSGCFPSGALGLGLDVEELAEDCSSVRSQLEFLQRLLLQEEDADEDTLTTDALSPETVSAHKADSQVQALLQEVEKLREELRSRDRTIAQLTMQLTVPTLTATCRCQETTEKANQHTQTSVIESKSFASQTLWKEHTSPILHSSDPEDQKPLTHQAPPPGNSTYAEMPAHRLLPFHKTEATDCSLQRGGSDGKCQLEEEEGNSRRETCRPRLPPQPSRLCHFLFRTSSSTLKSQKPRQPSGLCESDCVGPSGVKLKASPSSSSRLPKPKSH
- the LOC107387256 gene encoding serine-rich coiled-coil domain-containing protein 2 isoform X2, with amino-acid sequence MSVPPPVDRPTLPTMVSRLPTFGSQPRPQTAPAAASNSRSPAIAGSTRLTSGFYHHPGPVGVNGTTPFSSAKQNGLIRVPSSFSTKWKKENGAVNDGGVGGETEKRRGKGGNASQNRSSQYFSPVMSQQDAKRITTSSVGGGRGQSTTSSSSSSLSPSPQFSPRTLPVYKSRTLGSKPSQTTAGLANGTRQTLNSNSGSKLQSKANSSLRQHQSFARLAHPKPASGPGSRSGSPLQKKPVASRSHSSETLGWVPSIRLTENDRFRSRSLTQVRQQPSPTLTPSSTSSSSLPRSPNITRSYTGNKTVQRETSLSSPQASPRSCLLKSPVSRWTGRAGNVRGQSSASRRSEVSTPSQLPQSALKKTLLPSFGPTPRPSGISYKLSRPSLVKQSRPIRAAPANACGGDKETNQAPARRKHSVETLSSTENSPAENTPDGPEGLSGDFVSQREASIIGETLEDMSLSSTSSFDRNDISQEYMDDFDNLGNGSAGILLFSSKNEEEDSGLDHSCTRLDDEEAVTSVTKATGLCFLDDGMDWIDRGEKEEHRLNQLSRRRKSSQPNYHEQGGSSLDLSPSDSCGSGGTYMWDEEGLEPLGGTATTASIHSNTTHHIGSFDSDINSVDILNNLDSCDLADDDLMLDSDLPDDSSLHSDGDGLPHMAQWRKRQLCWETQDNDNESDFQCYKLTPDPENTTEDKSVDFILHASLKRSGCFPSGALGLGLDVEELAEDCSSVRSQLEFLQRLLLQEEDADEDTLTTDALSPETVSAHKADSQVQALLQEVEKLREELRSRDRTIAQLTMQLTVPTLTATCRCQETTEKANQHTQTSVIESKSFASQTLWKEHTSPILHSSDPEDQKPLTHQAPPPGNSTYAEMPAHRLLPFHKTEATDCSLQRGGSDGKCQLEEEEGNSRRETCRPRLPPQPSRLCHFLFRTSSSTLKSQKPRQPSGLCESDCVGPSGVKLKASPSSSSRLPKPKSH
- the LOC107387256 gene encoding serine-rich coiled-coil domain-containing protein 2 isoform X1, which translates into the protein MSVPPPVDRPTLPTMVSRLPTFGSQPRPQTAPAAASNSRSPAIAGSTRLTSGFYHHPGPVGVNGTTPFSSAKQNGLIRVPSSFSTKWKKENGAVNDGGVGGETEKRRGKGGNASQNRSSQYFSPVMSQQDAKRITTSSVGGGRGQSTTSSSSSSLSPSPQFSPRTLPVYKSRTLGSKPSQTTAGLANGTRQTLNSNSGSKLQSKANSSLRQHQSFARLAHPKPASGPGSRSGSPLQKKPVASRSHSSETLGWVPSIRLTENDRFRSRSLTQVRQQPSPTLTPSSTSSSSLPRSPNITRSYTGNKTVQRETSLSSPQASPRSCLLKSPVSRWTGRAGNVRGQSSASRRSEVSTPSQLPQSALKKTLLPSFGPTPRPSGISYKLSRPSLVKQSRPIRAAPANACGGDKETNQAPARRKHSVETLSSTENSPAENTPDGPEGLSGDFVSQREASIIGETLEDMSLSSTSSFDRNDISQEYMDDFDNLGNGSAGILLFSSKNEEEDSGLDHSCTRLDDEEAVTSVTKATGLCFLDDGMDWIDRGEKEEHRLNQLSRRRKSSQPNYHEQGGSSLDLSPSDSCGSGGTYMWDEEGLEPLGGTATTASIHSNTTHHIGSFDSDINSVDILNNLDSCDLADDDLMLDSDLPDDSSLHSDGDGLPHMAQWRKRQLCWETQDNDNESDFQCYKLTPDPENTTEDKSVDFILHASLKSAAEADLPAACRSGCFPSGALGLGLDVEELAEDCSSVRSQLEFLQRLLLQEEDADEDTLTTDALSPETVSAHKADSQVQALLQEVEKLREELRSRDRTIAQLTMQLTVPTLTATCRCQETTEKANQHTQTSVIESKSFASQTLWKEHTSPILHSSDPEDQKPLTHQAPPPGNSTYAEMPAHRLLPFHKTEATDCSLQRGGSDGKCQLEEEEGNSRRETCRPRLPPQPSRLCHFLFRTSSSTLKSQKPRQPSGLCESDCVGPSGVKLKASPSSSSRLPKPKSH